One Epinephelus lanceolatus isolate andai-2023 chromosome 17, ASM4190304v1, whole genome shotgun sequence genomic window carries:
- the pex13 gene encoding peroxisome biogenesis factor 13 → MDPQPPPKPWERRIPGALSAPVNYRSANFGPITGPSTPAGPPVLTRMVPPVPPRPVQQAYRPSYSSFNSSYSPYGSSMYGGYSPYSYGGGYGLGGYSRLSHTEEVAPSRFVQQAEESSRGAFQSIESIVQAFASVSMMLDATFSAVYNSFRAVLDVANHLTRLRSHLTRVLSAFALVRTLRYLYRRLQRLLGRRSDAEVDDLWADSASDALATSASRGDGVGMEGPSVKSWPIFLFFAVVLGGPYLIWKLLSSSSGSEENATNWACGEDDHVVARAEYDFSAASEEEISMRAGDMLNLAPKEQQPRVRGWLLASLDGQTTGLVPANYVKVLGKRRGFKHAEMERLAQVQQENTQASQTALAAHPQTNPAQGFTPGVVSTSASSEELLESVYRETPASFSLGTSHTSMPSSTVLNIPEKTDL, encoded by the exons ATGGATCCACAGCCTCCACCAAAACCATGGGAAAGGCGCATTCCAGGGGCATTGAGTGCACCTGTAAATTACAG ATCTGCAAACTTTGGACCCATTACAGGCCCCTCTACTCCTGCAGGTCCTCCTGTTCTTACCAGGATGGTTCCCCCAGTGCCTCCTCGTCCCGTCCAGCAGGCCTACCGTCCATCCTACAGCTCTTTCAACTCCTCTTACAGCCCCTATGGGAGCTCCATGTATGGCGGCTACAGCCCCTACAGCTATGGTGGTGGCTACGGCTTGGGAGGGTACAGCCGCCTCTCCCACACAGAAGAGGTTGCCCCCAGCCGGTTTGTGCAACAGGCGGAGGAGAGCAGTCGGGGTGCTTTCCAGTCCATCGAGAGCATTGTCCAGGCTTTTGCCTCAGTCAGTATGATGCTGGACGCCACCTTCTCAGCTGTGTATAACAGTTTTCGTGCTGTGCTGGATGTAGCCAACCACCTTACACGGCTGCGTTCGCACCTCACCAGAGTTTTGTCAGCCTTTGCTCTGGTGCGCACCCTGCGCTACCTCTACCGACGATTACAGAGGCTGCTGGGGAGAAGGTCAGATGCTGAGGTTGACGACTTGTGGGCAGACAGTGCGAGTGATGCCCTGGCTACAAGTGCATCTAGAGGGGATGGAGTAGGGATGGAGGGTCCGTCCGTGAAGTCCTGGCCAATCTTTCTGTTTTTCGCTGTAGTGCTGGGGGGACCTTATCTTATCTGGAAACTGCTGAGCTCCAGCTCTGGCTCTGAAGAAAATG CTACTAACTGGGCCTGCGGTGAGGATGACCATGTAGTGGCCAGAGCAGAGTATGACTTTTCAGCTGCGTCTGAGGAGGAGATTTCTATGCGGGCTGGAGACATGCTCAACCTTGCTCCTAAAG AGCAACAGCCCAGAGTGCGTGGCTGGCTGCTGGCCAGCTTGGATGGTCAGACCACAGGACTTGTCCCAGCCAACTACGTCAAAGTCTTGGGCAAGAGGAGAGGCTTTAAGCACGCAGAGATGGAGAGGCTCGCTCAGGTCCAGCAAGAGAACACACAGGCCTCCCAGACAGCCCTTGCTGCACACCCACAGACAAATCCTGCCCAAGGCTTCACCCCAGGTGTCGTTTCCACCTCAGCTTCATCAGAGGAGCTGTTAGAGTCAGTTTACAGAGAAACACCAGCTTCCTTCAGTCTGGGAACATCCCACACCAGTATGCCCTCCAGCACAGTGCTAAACATCCCTGAGAAGACTGACCTGtga